The Phragmites australis chromosome 15, lpPhrAust1.1, whole genome shotgun sequence genome window below encodes:
- the LOC133893313 gene encoding uncharacterized protein LOC133893313, with protein MVGSSSTGFPWTPATIAIALNASLQVVREGNDDPLKENNIIQAVAKLHARPICSRLTAPLQCVTTEDLRALLYHRRQMYLRVRELADHPSVIGFSRRQRTIVMSPDQYASHIQAFPEDEQLINKEISHFLTMYMLFGGGVMPGSRRRRRQSANQRGTEATSTNHPDNDEDEDDDDFMPPMPRRSNRNTGESSRNTARGRSRTTSRCHTTDREIGRGTTSEKPQDDDDDDDFMPQRPRPPRLPSPEDTDDPENDDGFARTHFYNFPEPPRRRQPSYPDSVDHRTWNSYANLRRHFPSP; from the exons atggtgggatcctctagtacaggctttccatggacacctgcaacgatcgctatagcacttaatgcctccttacaggttgtgcgcgaaggaaacgatgatccgttaaaggagaacaacataatccaagccgtggcgaaattgcatgcaagacccataTGTTCTAGGTTAACCGCGCCGCTCCAATGtgtaaccaccgaggaccttagggccctcttgtatcaccggcgtcaaatgtatctgagggtccgcgaactggccgaccatccttctgtgataggtttctctaggaggcaaagaacgatagtaatgtcgccggaccagtatgcatcccatattcag gctttcccggaagacgaacagttgatcaacaaagaaatctcacacttcttgacgatgtatatgctcttcggcgggggtgtgatgcctggttcacgtagaagacgacgacagtcagcgaatcaaaggggtacagaggcgacctctacgaatcatccagataatgacgaggacgaagacgatgacgatttcatgccccccatgcctagacgttcgaacagaaatacaggagaaagttctaggaacactgcaagaggacgttcacgcacaacatcgagatgccatacaactgatagggaaataggacgtggtaccacctcggagaaacctcaagatgatgacgacgacgacgatttcatgccacaacgaccccgccctccgaggcttccatctccggaggacactgatgaccctgaaaatgatgatggatttgctcgtactcatttttacaacttcccagaaccacctcggagacgacaaccatcttacccggaTAGCGTTGACCATCGCACCTGGAATTCTTacgctaatttgcgtcgccactttccttcgccctaa